In Glycine max cultivar Williams 82 chromosome 7, Glycine_max_v4.0, whole genome shotgun sequence, a single window of DNA contains:
- the LOC100527536 gene encoding uncharacterized protein LOC100527536 — protein sequence MDPRISFSYDFVVSQQAIKHENIYREDPVSSDFEFSVKNNSMISADEVFFQGMLLPLKSDCSNKKVTLRDELLVNDDYEEELPRIPKSSSRWKQRLGLRRGSSKKDKNKNNEGFQQTRVDDEKGFCSGQGDKTAS from the coding sequence ATGGACCCCAGAATCTCCTTCTCTTATGATTTTGTGGTTTCCCAACAAGCAATCAAGCATGAAAATATATACAGAGAAGATCCCGTCTCTTCGGATTTCGAATTCTCTGTCAAGAACAATTCTATGATATCAGCAGATGAAGTCTTTTTCCAGGGTATGTTGTTGCCTCTGAAGAGTGATTGCTCCAATAAGAAGGTGACTTTGAGGGATGAGTTGCTTGTGAATGATGACTATGAAGAGGAGTTACCAAGAATACCAAAGAGTTCAAGCAGGTGGAAGCAGAGATTAGGCCTCAGGAGAGGTTCATCTAAGAAagataagaataagaataatgAGGGGTTTCAGCAGACTAGAGTTGATGATGAGAAAGGGTTCTGTTCTGGACAAGGAGACAAGACTGCTAGCTAA
- the LOC100802641 gene encoding autophagy-related protein 2: MFPWRTFAKSAEATFSRWALKRVCKFFLKKKLGQFILGEIDLDQLDVQLSQGTIQLSDLALNVDFVNSKFGKTSSLMVKEGSIGYLLIKMPWSGKGCEVEVNGLEIVVSPCTDQMSTSEGETCGLDGSDNQHLKSSMRTEREISDDAQKLTSMDVHEGVKTIAKMIKWLLTSLHVTITNIIVAFDPSLDNEENKTHCRHTLVLQISEIQCGTSLSEDADSNADVLGISRLTNFVKFHGAVIELLKIDNEDIYQHESGAGRGEPVLGSNIATCPVITGNQGGFSGNIKLSIPWKNGSLDVCKVDADVCVDPIVLKFQPSTIKWLLQSWETLKNLNKGGKGFTNHNSRGSGQLNSTLFCHSSTSVSITNAPSDMMTANGSSTADYTSLTQPETLAEDLLPVAHLISNWVPLSTHINHKDGIQEPDFGASVDQFFECFDGMRNSQSALGSSGMWNWTYSVYSAITAASSLASGSLHIPSEQQHTETNLRATFAGISVVLSFCVDEQNNFSEPEIGHKVGLQIDYLGAECNDIFIALQVCPQGMTLDGKVKHVEVANFLNIGIDAKNQSASVKHLQAKVLDALPSSTSYNVDSHSLIEPVATDFPFGNNDCLLKVTLFRTFGVTNCKCSTQSSSSDGCRTGMTSFSLNLPPFVFWVIFSVINVLMNLLKEVEKSLEMHNKEKEILSEVSDNKCGSSQSDMEEGSGPRVTSFSTTECLHGDISISNARVILCFPFGSDGDHKNSFSWEQFIALDFTSSSPLNKGCTPDYSQTSNASSKKRFPSVAAQSLQLSFCDLDIYLITSSNENGRIISYDVQNEKFSASCFFSIFHRRGCFSVVLVVWQGGQVTGPWIAKKARLFANSGQTRGKDDIGGRGYEFASASTVKDLEDWKSQTQQEMILSSSFLMHVRLSQVVINLNDSQYKGIHHLLHQMLNALACVTSKEANIEKESSVSQSTVFLECDSLEILISRDTYVSIESSIKSELPGMWNQFRLKVQKFELLSVTNTGGVKAASFFRLTHGEGKLWGFVTGVPDHEFLLITCSNSSVKRGDGGGSNALSSKCAGSDVIYFSDPEISHSVISITVSCGTVLAVGGRLDWFDAILSFFSFPASNTKDAGDTSISKKEHNISYTTYFVLCLIDIALSYEPFMKNLVVQSELSSLSGCSSTKEDMSEQCVSCLLAASSLTLSNSSSADTVESVFQIRVHDLGLLLHLMSELNSLSGIYSVEHLQKTGYIKVAQEAFMEAILKTNCASGLLWELELSKSHLSVETCYDTTATLIRLAAQLQQLFAPDVEESIVHLQNRWDNAQQAQQRNEFKNENKNLRFDSMSATSDQCSPQTFSTDGSSIAGLMDEICEDAFQLNNNNTHQSYPFESGFCMPLDGSLIEVGQMNLDEPEVLSQELTWTESVPVIGPEGSHTSFLLEGCFPEIIESYCLSDLSPLSELSLSIHSDELSGHKLRNVEHREIERGSGGWYGSTSLKVLENHILEESKQAGVIKAVDHHVMLSSDGSSSHGETCGRVILKKIDIRWRMYGGSDWLDSEKSGQHSGRDTSVCMELALSGMKFQYDVFPVGGLRVSKMSVSVQDLFLYDRSQDAPWKLVLGYYHSKGHPRESYSRAFKLDLEAVRPDPLTPLEEYRLNVAILPMLLHLHQSQLDFLVNFFGRKSILKDQFPNSCQDLEGSKSLPEKTQKNKDLAFHSIAPEALLPYFQKLDIWPIIVRVDYSPHHVDLAALRHGKYVELVNLVPWKGVELNLKHVHASGIYGWASVCETTVGEWLEDISQNQIHKILRGLPTVRSLIAVGAGAAKLVSSPVQSYKKERRVLKGVQRGTMAFLRSISLEAVGLGVHLAAGAHDILLQAEGILASIPSPVPLPVKDKSKTDVRSNQPKDAQEGIQQAYESLSDGLGKSAAVLVQNPLKKFQRGSGAGPALAAAVRAVPAAAIAPASACASAVHYALLGFRNSLDPERKKESMEKYCPTQPLWEED, from the exons ATGTTTCCGTGGCGGACCTTTGCGAAATCGGCGGAGGCCACGTTCTCGCGCTGGGCCCTCAAGAGGGTTTGCAAGTTCTTCCTCAAGAAGAAACTGGGCCAGTTCATCCTCGGCGAAATCGACCTCGACCAACTCGACGTTCAACTCTCGCAGGGCACAATTCAGCTCTCCGATCTCGCGCTCAACGTCGACTTCGTCAACTcgaag TTTGGCAAGACATCATCCTTAATGGTCAAAGAAGGTTCGATTGGCTACTTGTTGATTAAAATGCCTTGGAGTGGTAAAGGTTGTGAGGTTGAAGTAAATGGACTTGAAATAGTAGTTTCTCCATGCACAGATCAAATGTCAACTAGTGAAGGTGAAACTTGTGGCTTGGATGGTAGTGACAATCAACACCTCAAAAGCTCAATGAGGACTGAGCGTGAAATATCAGATGATGCTCAGAAGTTGACTTCAATGGATGTTCATGAAGGTGTGAAAACTATTGCAAAGATGATAAAGTGGTTGCTCACAAGCTTGCATGTtacaataacaaatataattgTTGCATTTGATCCATCCTTAgataatgaagaaaataaaactcattGTCGTCATACCTTAGTTCTTCAGATTTCTGAAATACAGTGTGGAACTAGTCTGTCTGAAGATGCTGATTCAAATGCTGATGTCCTTGGAATAAGCCGGTTAACAAACTTTGTAAAATTTCATGGAGCAGTTATTGAGCTTCTGAAAATAGATAATGAGGATATATACCAACATGAATCAGGAGCAGGACGTGGTGAACCTGTTTTGGGGTCAAATATAGCAACATGTCCAGTCATTACTGGGAACCAAGGTGGATTTAGtggaaatataaaattaagtattCCTTGGAAGAATGGTTCTTTGGACGTTTGCAAGGTGGATGCTGATGTTTGCGTTGATCCCATAGTGTTAAAATTTCAACCTAGCACTATTAAATGGCTATTGCAATCATGGGAAACTCTTAAGAATCTGAATAAGGGTGGAAAAGGTTTCACAAATCACAACTCAAGAGGATCTGGCCAATTGAATTCTACATTGTTCTGTCATTCATCAACTTCAGTTTCTATTACCAATGCTCCCAGTGACATGATGACTGCTAATGGTAGTTCAACAGCTGATTACACTTCTTTGACCCAACCTGAAACCCTTGCTGAAGATTTACTTCCTGTGGCTCATCTTATATCCAATTGGGTGCCATTGTCTACTCATATAAATCATAAAGATGGTATTCAAGAACCTGATTTTGGGGCTAG TGTGGACCAGTtttttgaatgttttgatgGAATGAGAAATTCTCAATCGGCTTTAGGGAGCAGTGGAATGTGGAATTGGACATATTCAGTTTATAGTGCTATTACTGCTGCATCCAGCCTTGCTTCTGGATCTTTGCATATTCCATCTG AACAGCAACATACGGAAACCAATCTCAGGGCTACTTTTGCTGGAATATCTGTTGTTTTGTCCTTCTGTGTTGATGAACAGAATAATTTTTCTGAACCTGAAATTGGTCACAAGGTTGGATTACAAATTGATTATCTTGGTGCAGAGTGCAATGACATTTTTATTGCTTTGCAG GTATGCCCTCAAGGTATGACTCTTGATGGAAAGGTGAAGCATGTAGAAGTTGCCAATTTCTTGAACATTGGAATTGATGCTAAAAATCAAAGTGCTTCGGTTAAACACCTACAAGCTAAGGTCCTTGATGCTCTCCCTTCATCTACCTCTTACAATGTAGATTCACATTCATTAATTGAACCAGTTGCAACAGATTTTCCATTTGGAAATAATGATTGCTTGTTGAAAGTTACATTGTTTAGAACTTTTGGAGTCACAAATTGCAAATGTTCAACACAATCAAGTTCATCAGATGGTTGTCGGACAGGGATGACATCATTCTCACTGAACTTGCCCCCATTTGTTTTCTGGGTGATCTTTTCAGTAATAAATGTGCTCATGAATCTGCTAAAGGAAGTTGAAAAATCACTTGAAATGcataataaagaaaaggaaattcTGTCTGAAGTCTCAGATAACAAGTGTGGATCGTCTCAGAGTGATATGGAGGAAGGTTCTGGTCCCCGCGTGACATCTTTCTCCACAACAGAATGTTTGCATGGTGATATATCTATTTCTAATGCAAGAGTGATACTGTGTTTTCCTTTTGGAAGTGATGGGGatcataaaaattcattttcctGGGAACAGTTCATTGCTCTTGATTTTACTTCATCATCACCTTTGAACAAGGGTTGCACTCCTGATTATAGTCAAACTTCAAATGCAAGTTCGAAGAAAAGATTTCCTTCAGTAGCTGCTCAATCTCTTCAATTGAGTTTCTGTGATCTTGACATCTACTTGATTACATCAAGTAATGAGAATGGTAGAATCATCTCCTATGATGTGCAGAATGAGAAATTTTCTGCTAGCtgcttcttttctatttttcatagaAGGGGATGTTTCtctgttgttcttgttgtttggCAGGGGGGCCAAGTGACTGGTCCTTGGATTGCTAAGAAAGCCAGATTATTTGCTAATTCAGGGCAAACAAGGGGCAAAGATGATATTGGAGGAAGGGGGTATGAGTTTGCATCTGCATCAACAGTGAAAGATCTTGAAGATTGGAAATCTCAAACTCAACAAGAGATGATTCTAAGCTCATCATTTCTCATGCATGTCCGTCTATCTCAAGTTGTGATTAATCTGAATGATTCTCAATATAAAGGCATACATCACCTTCTACATCAGATGCtgaatgcattggcatgtgtgACTTCTAAGGAAGCCAATATTGAGAAGGAATCTTCTGTCTCACAATCAACAGTATTTTTGGAATGTGATTCTCTAGAAATTCTTATTAGTAGGGATACATATGTGAGTATCGAAAGTTCAATCAAGAGTGAACTTCCTGGAATGTGGAATCAATTCAGGCTCAAGGTTCAAAAGTTTGAGTTGCTGTCTGTCACTAATACTGGTGGTGTTAAGGCTGCGAGTTTTTTTCGATTAACTCACGGTGAAGGCAAGCTGTGGGGGTTTGTCACTGGAGTTCCTGATCATGAGTTTCTTCTGATTACTTGTAGCAACTCCTCTGTGAAACGAGGTGATGGAGGAGGTTCTAATGCATTATCTTCCAAATGTGCTGGTTCTGATGTCATTTATTTCTCTGACCCAGAGATTTCCCATAGTGTTATATCTATAACTGTCAGTTGTGGTACGGTTTTAGCTGTAGGTGGTCGTTTGGATTGGTTTGATGCAATATTATCCTTTTTCAGCTTTCCTGCTTCTAATACCAAAGATGCAGGTGATACTAGCATTTCAAAGAAGGAACATAATATCTCTTACACGACTTATTTTGTTCTCTGCTTGATTGATATTGCTTTGAGCTATGAGCCTTTTATGAAGAATCTTGTAGTTCAGAGTGAACTTAGTTCATTGTCTGGCTGTTCTTCTACTAAAGAAGATATGAGTGAACAATGTGTTTCCTGTTTGTTGGCTGCATCCAGCTTAACACTTTCAAATTCATCTTCGGCAGATACAGTTGAAAGTGTTTTCCAAATCAGAGTGCATGACCTGGGGCTTCTTCTTCATTTAATGTCAGAACTGAATTCTTTGTCTGGCATTTATAGTGTTGAACATCTTCAAAAGACTGGTTACATTAAAGTTGCTCAGGAGGCTTTTATGGAGgctattttgaaaacaaactgTGCTAGTGGTCTTCTTTGGGAACTAGAATTATCTAAATCTCACCTTTCTGTGGAAACTTGCTATGACACAACTGCAACTCTGATTCGTTTGGCTGCTCAACTTCAGCAATTATTTGCCCCTGATGTGGAGGAATCTATTGTGCATTTGCAGAATAGGTGGGATAATGCTCAACAGGCACAGCAAAGGaatgaatttaaaaatgaaaataagaatcTCAGATTTGATTCGATGTCTGCAACTTCTGATCAGTGCTCCCCTCAAACATTTTCAACGGATGGATCTAGTATAGCTGGCTTGATGGATGAAATATGCGAAGATGCATTTCAACTAAATAACAATAATACACACCAATCTTATCCTTTTGAATCAGGGTTTTGCAtgccacttgatggaagcttaaTTGAGGTTGGTCAGATGAATTTGGATGAGCCTGAAGTTCTCTCTCAAGAATTGACTTGGACTGAGTCAGTGCCTGTGATAGGACCAGAAGGTAGTCACACTTCATTTCTGCTAGAAGGTTGCTTTCCAGAGATTATAGAAAGCTATTGTTTATCTGACTTAAGCCCTCTGTCAGAGCTATCTTTAAGTATACATTCTGATGAGCTTTCTGGACACAAACTGAGGAATGTGGAACATAGAGAGATCGAAAGAGGAAGTGGTGGATGGTATGGAAGCACCTCTCTAAAAGTATTAGAAAATCACATTTTGGAGGAAAGCAAACAAGCCGGTGTAATAAAGGCTGTAGATCATCATGTCATGCTTTCATCTGATGGTAGTTCATCACATGGTGAGACTTGTGGACGTGTAATTCTTAAGAAAATTGATATAAGATGGAGAATGTATGGAGGTTCTGACTGGCTCGACTCAGAGAAAAGTGGACAGCATTCTGGGAGAGACACATCTGTTTGCATGGAACTTGCATTGTCTGGGATGAAATTTCAGTATGATGTATTTCCAGTTGGTGGACTACGTGTATCTAAGATGTCGGTGTCTGTTCAAGATCTTTTTCTGTATGACAGAAGCCAAGATGCACCTTGGAAACTG GTATTAGGATATTATCATTCAAAAGGCCATCCTAGGGAATCTTATTCGAGAGCATTTAAATTGGACTTGGAGGCAGTGAGACCAGATCCTCTTACTCCCCTTGAGGAGTACAG GTTAAATGTTGCTATTTTACCTATGCTGTTACATCTACATCAAAGCCAGCTTGATTTTCTTGTTAATTTCTTTGGGAGAAAAAGCATATTGAAGGATCAGTTTCCTAATAGTTGTCAAGATTTGGAGGGTTCAAAATCATTGCCTGAGAAGACTCAGAAAAATAAAGATCTTGCATTTCATTCAATTGCACCAGAGGCACTGCTTCCCTACTTCCAG AAGCTAGATATATGGCCTATTATTGTTCGGGTGGATTACAGTCCCCATCATGTAGATCTAGCGGCATTAAGACATGGAAAGTATGTAGAACTTGTAAATCTTGTTCCTTGGAAG GGGGTTGAGCTTAACCTGAAACATGTTCATGCTTCTGGCATCTATGGTTGGGCCAGTGTTTGTGAAACTACTGTAGGGGAGTGGTTGGAAGATATATCTCAAAATCAG ATTCATAAAATACTGCGGGGGCTTCCTACTGTACGGTCATTGATTGCAGTTGGGGCTGGTGCTGCTAAGCTGGTTTCATCACCAGTACAGAGCTACAAAAAGGAGCGGAGAGTGCTCAAGGGCGTGCAGAGAG GTACAATGGCATTTCTTCGAAGCATTTCTCTGGAAGCTGTTGGACTTGGAGTTCATCTAGCTGCTGGAGCCCATGATATTCTTCTCCAAGCAGAAGGTATTCTTGCAAGCATACCTTCTCCAGTTCCTCTGCCTGTAAAAGACAAATCGAAAACAGATGTTCGATCTAATCAACCTAAAGATGCTCAAGAAGGAATTCAACAG GCTTATGAGAGTCTTAGTGATGGCTTGGGAAAATCTGCTGCCGTGTTAGTTCAGAACCCCTTGAAAAAGTTCCAGCGAGGTTCAGGTGCAGGACCTGCCTTGGCTGCCGCTGTTCGAGCAGTTCCTGCTGCTGCCATAGCCCCTGCTTCGGCTTGTGCAAGTGCTGTACACTATGCTCTTCTTGGATTCAGAAATAG CCTTGATCCCGAACGTAAAAAGGAGTCTATGGAGAAATATTGTCCAACACAACCACTCTGGGAAGAAGACTGA